From Calditrichota bacterium, one genomic window encodes:
- a CDS encoding glycosyltransferase, which produces MKKISIITPAFNSAKFIEDAIQSVLDQKYSNFEHIIIDGGSTDGTLEILKKYPHLVWVSEKDEGQSDAINKGFAKATGDFFGWLNSDDVYEKGVFDKVLNELSNEQYDAVYANYYFADENLNITKEQKSHKPIKWLSLFHCYIPSTTFFFKRKIWDSGIHIDKDFHIVMDKDFFAHILYKDYKVKYLNEYFAKFRWHDDNKSLDSNEVKKIRYEEGLIIFKRYIPYFVLKKMISFSTYKYILNFLRVYRRLLKSK; this is translated from the coding sequence ATGAAAAAAATTTCTATTATTACACCCGCATTTAATTCTGCAAAATTTATAGAAGACGCCATTCAATCTGTTTTAGATCAAAAATATAGTAATTTTGAACATATCATTATCGATGGTGGCTCAACAGATGGCACATTAGAAATATTAAAAAAGTATCCTCACCTGGTCTGGGTTTCAGAAAAAGATGAAGGCCAAAGTGATGCTATTAATAAAGGTTTTGCAAAAGCAACAGGGGATTTCTTTGGTTGGCTAAATAGTGATGATGTTTATGAAAAAGGTGTTTTTGATAAAGTTTTAAATGAATTGAGTAATGAACAGTATGATGCGGTTTATGCCAATTACTACTTTGCTGATGAGAATCTTAATATTACAAAGGAACAGAAATCGCATAAACCTATAAAATGGTTATCTCTTTTTCACTGTTATATTCCATCCACGACATTCTTTTTTAAACGCAAAATATGGGATTCCGGAATACATATAGATAAAGATTTCCATATTGTTATGGACAAAGACTTTTTTGCGCATATCCTCTATAAGGATTACAAGGTTAAATATTTAAATGAATATTTTGCGAAATTCAGATGGCATGATGATAATAAGTCTTTAGATAGTAATGAGGTGAAGAAAATTCGTTATGAGGAAGGCTTAATTATTTTTAAAAGATACATACCCTATTTTGTTTTAAAAAAAATGATTTCATTTAGTACATATAAATATATTTTAAATTTTCTCCGCGTATATCGTAGGTTACTAAAGTCAAAATAA